The genomic DNA AAATCAGCGGCACCACGGAGAACGTCAAGATGGCCGGTTACGTGTATGACTTTCTCAAGCGGACCATCAAGGACCAGTGGCAGGTGTTCAAGAAGGGGCGCATCGGCAAGCCCGGCAGCAAGGTGGATTTTGCGCTGGGCCTGTTGAGCGGTTTTTCGGAAAAGCTGAAGACCCAGGACAGCGCGCTTGAGAAAGACAGCCCCGCCACCTATGCACTGATGAAGCGGGCGGATATTCAGCTCGCGACGTATCTGCGGGTCCGCCACCCCCGGCTCCGCAAGTCGTCCGGCTCCGGCCGCAACATCGATCAGGATGTTCTCCGCGCCGGTCAGGCCGTAGGCCGCAAGACCATCCTCTCCAAGCCCCTCGAACGCGGGATCATCCGCCGTAAATTCCTGTTGGGCTGAGAGGGGCCTGCGATTGGCTATTTTGCAGACTGTTTCGAAGGGCGGCGCTGCGCCAGCAACCAGGTTGAGAGAGAGGCCTCCTTATAGGCCGGCCCCCAGGCCCCGTGACCGCATTTCGGAATATACGTGGCTTTGGGTTGGCCGCCGGCTGCAATAATGGCATCAATCATACGGCGCGTCTGATTCACCTCAATCACCGTATCGACTTCGCCATGCCATGCCCAGAGGGGAAGTGTAGTGAGTTTGCCGGCCAGTGCGGGATCCCCGCCGCCACAGATCGGGATGGCGGCGGCGAAGAAGTCAGGCCAGCGCTGGATGGCTTCCCACGTCCCATACCCGCCCATGGATAAGCCTGTAATGTAAATGCGATCGGGATCGACCGCTCCCCCGGCGACGAGTGAGTCGATCAACTGCTTGGTCAGCTGCAGCATCGGCGTCGGCGCTCCGTTCATAGTCTCTGTTTTGGTGCTCCAGCCATAGGTTGCCCAGAGTTGGCTTGGCGGAACCTGCGGGATGACAACGAAACACGGCGTTACGGCCTGCACGGCCTTGAGCAGCGGCAGGAAATGCCCCACCTGGCTGGTATTGTTGGTTCCCCGTTCGCCAGCCCCGTGCAGACAAACCAGAAGCGGATAGCGTTGGCCGGGTTCCATCTTCGGCGGTGCGCTAAACCGGTACCGGAGTAGGGCGTTGGTCTGATGTGGCGCAGTAAAGGTGAGCGCCTGGTACGCGTCGAGAGGCGAAGGTTTGGGTGAAGCGACGGCATTCGTGGGGTTGGCCGACGCCAGGGTCTGAAATAAACTAAACGCTAATACTGAAAAGAGGGATAAATGTTTCATGGCCGAGTGATATTTCCTTGTTTTACAGCAGGTCCCTTTTTCTGAACCGTCTCCCGGATGAACTGGAGCAGGTAGGCGTAAGCGGCGTCCATGATGCTGCCGTGGTTGGTGCCGGGCACCTCATAATACAGACAGTTGGTGTTGCCGGCGGCGACCATGGCGTCGTGCATAAGTTTGTTGTCTGCAGGGCGACTGCCGACATCCAGTCCCGTACCTCCTGTCAGCAGAATCAACGGCGGGACGTTGGTGGAGACGTGGGAGAGAGGGGCGTAGTCATCAATGACGATCTGGCTCTTAGGTAGGCCCCGTTCGGCCCGGATGGCCATGTGGGTGATCATTTCGCCACTAATGGAGATGGTGCCGGCGAAATCCCATGGGGTGAAGCCGACCTTTTCCAGGAACCGCGGCATTGTCGCCAGACAGGTTGCCAGATAGGCGCCAGCGGAGTGGCCGCTAATGAAGACGGTGTCAGGGTCACCATTATACTGGGCGATGTTTCGTTTCACCCAGGCCGCGGCGGCGGCCGCGTCCTCAAGGTAGGCGGGGCACTTGGCTTTGGGTGACAGGCGGTAATTCGGCGTGACGATGACACAGCCGAGATGCTTGTACAGTTCCATCTTCCATTCCTTGGACCCACCCGTCATGCCGCCGCCATGAAAGAAGATCAGGACCGGCGTATTCTTCTGATGGGTCGGGTAAAAGATATCCAGCTTGCAGCGTTCGGCGAGGTAGGCGTCTTCATTCCGGGTTTTCTCGTCGTAGTAGGGGAGGTCGTTGACCTGCTGGTAGTTTTTGACGATCGCCTCGCAGGAGAGCGTGCGAAAGGTGGACGGATCAAAGTCGGGTAGCGACGGCGATTCCGCCGTGGCCGCAAACGGCGATAAGACAAGCAAGAGGCATGGCAACATCAGTTTGGCAGACATAAAGACTCCTTCTCAAATCCTGAAGATAAAACCAACTACGAAAGGCGCGAAATCCGCGAAAGGAATTTGTTGTGAACGTAATTATTTCGCGCTTTTCGTGTGTTTCGTAGTTTAAATCTTTCGTTTACTCACCATTCGTGTTCAGCCCGGTACAGGGTGATGTTTGAGTCGGGCAGACTCTTGAGAACATCAGAAATCTGGCGGGGCTCACCCGGCAGACGCAGAAAGGGCCGCACATCCGCCAGAGGCTGAACCACGAACCGGCGCTGGGCCCAGCGGGGATGGGGGAGATCCAGAATCCCGTCCGCCCGCTGGATATTGCCCGCATAGAGCACATCAATATCAATCACGCGGGGCGCATTCCGGTCTTCCGAGCGAACCCGGCCCATATCGGCCTCAATTTGATGCAGGGCCGCAGACAACGCGGAAAGCTCCATGGACGTCTGGATGATAACGACGGTATTGAGGAAATGCAGGGTGGTATATTCCGGTTTCACGTCCACCGGTTCCGTTTCATAAATGGGCGCCTTGGCGAGAATCACGGTGTCGGGTAGCGCGTCAATGCGCCGGGTCGCCTCGCGCAGGTTGTCGAGACGATGATCCAGATTTGATCCTAAACTGAGGCCGATTTCCATATCCCAGACAATAGAGAAAGCGGGACTTGTGGGAAAGCTGATATTTGCCTATCGTGCCGCTATATTCCTGCCGGGGAAGGGCTGAAAGCCGGGCGAGGCCCTCAAGAAACGCGGGCCCCGCCAGGAGCAATATCTGTTTGGTTACTGGCCGCTGCCCTGAAGGGCGTCGTCCGGTTAGCGCAGGCCCAGCACATCCTGCATGTCGTACAGGCCGGGCTTCTGGGTAACGAGCCAACTGACGGCGTGAAGGGCTCCTTTGGCTAGGGCATCACGACTGGTGACACGATGACTAATCTCCACCCGCTCCCCCTCGGTGGCAAAAAGGACGGTGTGATCGCCAATGATATCGGCCGCGCGCAGGGCGTGAATCCCGATCTGGCCCTTGGGCCGTTCATCCCCGAGTCCTTCGCGACCAAAGATGACGACATCCCGGAAATTCTGTTTACGGCCATGAGCCACCTTCTCGCCAAGACGGAGTGCGGTGCCGCTGGGGGCGTCTTTTTTGTACCGGTGATGCGCCTCTGTAATTTCGACATCATAATCCAGCCCGAGCACCTTGCCCGCCTGTTCCACCAGGGCAAACAGAAGATTGACGCCAAGACTCATATTGGGGGCGGAGACGATAGGAATGAGTTTGGCGGACTGGTCCACCGCAGCACGTTCATCGGGATTCAGACCCGTTGTGCCGATGACGACCGCTTTCTTGTGGGCTACGGCATGCTTGAGGGTGACTGGTACGTTCTCATGAAAGCTGAAGTCAATTAAAACATCCGACGCTTTGACGGCGGCCGCCAAATCACTGGTAATGAGAACTCCATTGTCGCCAACGCCTGCGATCAGGCCGATATCTTTGCCGCATAATGGCGAGGATGCCGATTCGACTGCCGCCACCAGTTCAAGTTGCGGCATCAATTTTAAACATCGAGTCAAGGCCTGTCCCATCCGACCCGCCGCACCAACAATCGCTACTTTGATCATGATTTTCTCCGAATTAGATGGAGGGGAGAATAGGACGTATCGACGGTGTCGTCAACGAAACAGGAAATCCAATCAGTACACTTCGTCATGGGTCCCTATGTTTACAGGGATGATCGTTTTTCCTTCGACCAGGAATTCGATGGTAATGCGATAGGCAATGTTGATCGAAACCGAGTGGAGTTCTTCAAGCGGTCCCTTGAGCTTGTGGAGACGAAGAGAAGGATGGAACGGATCCAGTTCCATCAATTCCAGGGTTTTCTCGTACTGTTTTAGCAGTGCGGGATGTTTTCGGATAAACTTCGCGGCCCGTCGGGTATAGCTGTGCGTGAAGACAAGGTTATAGTTCATCCTGTATCCGTTGGATGTGCCCTTTGACGGTCTTGTCAGCGATGCGTCCGGCGTGATAGTCCGCCCGTGCTTCGCGAACGGCGCCTGAAAGTTCCCATTCGCGCAGGGCGTCATACTTCTCAATGGTCATCACCACATAACGGCTCTTGCCATGCACCGTGATAATGGCTTCACCATCCTGACGCAATACAGAGGGAAACGCAGACACGCCTCTGCGCTTAAGATCGGCCGCAGATAAAGTACTCATATAAACCTCTTTTTAGTACTGATATTAGTACTATTATGCGCGCGGCGCGTCAAGGGCGTTTGCGAGCTTCGCGACTTCTGTTCAAATCTCTTGGATTCGCGGGTATTTAGATGCGTCTACCCTGCGTTTGCGGGGAAGGTTATGAAAAAGGGTTCCGGGCGAATGAATAGTCTGGCCGCTGCCCCTTGAACTGCCAGTCCATGAAGTCGAGAAAGACGATCCAGTCGGCCAGATCATGGGAATGGCCCCCCTCCCGATAGGCTATACCGATCTTGTCCTCGGCATTGAGAAACCGGAAGGCCTCCCTTGCGGCCAGATAGGTTTGCCAGGTCCCGGTGGGATTCGCCCACAGATCCCCTAGCGCCTCGGTGGTCAGGAGGGCACGCGGCGCAATCAGCGCCTTGAGAAAATGCTGGTCAAAGGGAAGCGCTGACTCACGACCCAGATAGGTTTTAAAGGCCGGGCCATACCAATAGGGGAAGCCGCGCAGACTATCAGCTAGGGTCTCGGAGTGAGGCCCCTGGAGCCGGTAGCTCCCGGCCCCGCCGGATCCGGAATTGTTGGCCGCGGTCAGGGCAATGCGCTCGTCCGTAGCTCCTGCCAGCAGGGTCGTTTTGCCACCCCGTGAATGGCCAATGATGGCGATCTGGGCGGCATTGACGAAACTCATCTTCACCAGAGCGTCCACACATCGGTGGTAGCCCCAGGCCCAGGCGGCGAGGGCGCCGTAGGTGCCCTCCGGATAAACCCGGTAGAGTCCCGAAATGCGGTCGGAGTGGTTGATGTCAGGGACAATTTCCGTGCGGTTGAATTGCGCCAGAATGGCCCCCCGGCTCAGGACTTCCTTCGCGACCTCCTCGGAGGCATAGCGCCAGCAGGCGTCACCGGTCAGAACGACAGGAAAGGGGCCGTCGCCGGGCGGGATCAAGGTGGTCATGAGAAAGCTGAACCGGCGATCCGCGCCAATGATAATCCGCCAGGTGCTGAAACGGGCCCCTGCCGGAATTTTCAGGGTGGTTGTGTGCAACTCTTCGGCATAACAGCTGTCGGGTTTAGGCGGGAGACCGCCGTATTCAATTCCCACGACCAGCTCCCGCATCTCGTCGCGGCGTTTCTGCCAGCTTGCCTGTGAGGTGACAGGCGTTCCATTTGTGAAATGAAGCAGGTCGTTCAATACCGGATCAGGTTTTTGATTCATATGTATTCAACTTTCAACTCGTAACTCACGACTCTGGACTCTCTCCTCACGCATGATTGCGCAACTTGAGTTCCAGCGGGTGCGGATCAAGATAGTACTGTTCCTTCAAATACTCGATGTCGTGTTTAAAGACGTAATGACGCAGCATGGTCACCGGGACAATCAGGGGGATCAGACCCGCGTGATACTGGCCAATAATGTCGGCCAGTTCTTTCCGGTCCGCATCGTCGGCCTTGCCCCGCAGGTAGCCGGCCATATGCTGCAGGATATTGGTATGCTTCGGGACGGTGGCTAAAGTCTTGAGTGCCCGCATGAGCTTGGCCTCATAGATCGGGATGTGGGTCCGCGCCTGGGCCGGTTTCAACGCCGCCAATTCGCGGCCCATCTCCCGCATCAGGGCTTCATGGTGGGCCTGGATGAGCAGTTTGTTACGTGCATGGAAGGTCATCAGGGTCGCCAGGGTCGGGGCAGCCTTAACGGCGTTCCGGTAGCGCCAGAGCGTGAAGACGCGCTCGATAAAGTTCTCCCGCAGGTCCGGATCGTTCAGCCGGCCTTCATCCTCACAAGGGAGCGTTGTGAAATGCGCCTGGAAGGCCTTGCCGAAAAGCCCGGGGGCCTTGCCGCCCACCATCCCTTTGGCGTTATAGACCTTAACGTTTTCCATGCCGCTGCTGGGGGAGCGGGATTTGAAAATAAACCCGAACAAGCCTTCGTTCTCAAGTTCCGTGACACGCCGGGCGGCCCACTTCAGCATCTGCTCGGTGTGGTCGATTTCGGTACGGGTGGTTATCAGGCGGGGATGGGCGGGATCGCCAACCAGTCGCATCGACTCGCGCGGGACGGTCATCCCGCACTCCACCTCAGGGCAGACGCCGACGAACTCGAAATATTGCCCCAGCGTGTCCGTAATGTAATGGTCATGCTTGTGCTGGCCATCATAGCGCACGGGCTGTCCCAGAAGACAGGCGCTCACACCAATCCGGATTTTTTCAATGTCAGCCATATCCTTGTCCTTAGTTCTCTACGTGATCCCGATGGGTTTAAGAGGTTGCGACGGAGCGCAACCCTCCATTGCAGGAGATCTCTCTGTTGTTTTGCATTAATGGAGGGTTTTGCTCTGTCAAAACCTGCCTCTGCATCTGTGAGACCTCGTTCCTTCAGGATTTGGATTCAAGCGCCTTTTCGATGGCCGTGATCACATCCTTGTCCTCGGGTGTCGTCCGGCTACCGAACCGGTTGAGGATATGGCCATCGCGGCCGATGAGGAACTTATTGAAGTTCCAGGTGATCTTGCCGCTGAATTCAGGGTTGGTCGTTTTATCGGTCAGGAATTTGTAGAGCGGATGCATCGAGCCGCCCGTGACGGTGATCTTCTCGAACATGGGAAAGGTCACGTGGAATTTCAAGGAACAGAACTGGGCAATCTCCTGATTGGAGCCCGGCTCCTGGAAGAGGAAGTCATTGGCCGGGAAGCCCATGACGACCAGGCCACGGTCCTTGTAGGTTTCGTAGAGCTTCTGCAGGCCAGCATACTGGCCGGTGAATCCGCACTTGCTTGCCACATTGACGATCAGCAGGACCTTGCCCTTATATTCAGAAAGGGAACCGGCCTTGCCGTCGATCTGTTTCACGGAGAAGTCATAGATGCTGCTCATGGTAGGGGTCTCCTTTTGCTGTGCCTGAACCGCGCCGGCCAGGAACAATCCCGGAACGACGAGACGCAAGGCCTTGAACCAGATAGATCGTGAACCCGTTTTCATAACGAACCCTCCCCGGAGAAGACGCGCTCATCACGTCCTATCCTGCCGTCGAGGATAGACCTCTCCCTGCAGGGATGCAAGGAGAAGAAGGCTTACCCGTGCCGGAGCGTTGCCTGGCGCATCATCAGGTCGTGGGAGCCCATGGTTCCGTCGGGATTCTTGGGTTTGCGCTGGATATAGGTTCCGTCGGAGTTCATGTCCCAGGCGCTGCGCTGGTCGGAGAGATGGGTTTGCAGGATCCACTGGAGGTCGGTCTTGAAATCCTTGTCCTCAATGGGCGTGATGGCCTCCACCCGGCTTTCCAGGTTCCGATGCATCCAGTCGGCGGAGCCGATATAAAACTCACCATCCACTTCCTGCTCCGCCCCATTCCGGAAATGGTAGATCCGGGAATGTTCGAGGAAGCGGCCGATGACGGAGATCACCCGGATGTTCTCGCTCAGGCCGGGCACCCCGGGTTTGAGGGTGCAGAAGCCCCGCACAATCAGATCCACGGACACCCCCGCCTGACTGGCCGTATACAGGGCGTTACAGATATCCCGGTCTTCCAACTGGTTCATCTTGGCGAGGATATGGGCAGGCCGGCCTGCCCGGTGATGTTCGATTTCGCGCTCAATCATCGCCAGGAACCGTTGCTTCATGTTCGCCGGGGCAATCAGCAGTTTCCGGTAATCGTCTTTCCGGTTCCGGCCAGTGAGGTAGTTGAACAGGTCGGCGATATCAGCCGTTAACTCCGCCCGGCAGGTCAGCAGGCTTGCGTCCACATAGAGCCGTGCCGTCTGGCGGTGATAGTTGCCGGTTCCAATGTGGGCATAACAGCGTGACTCACCCTCCTCCCGGCGGACGACCAGCGTGGTTTTGGTGTGCGTTTTCAGGCCTTCCACGCCGTAGACGACATGGACGCCGGCACGCTCCATTTTCTGGGCAAGGACGATGTTCTCGTGTTCATCAAAACGGGCCTTCAATTCAACCAGACAGGCCACCTGTTTCCCGGATTCCGCCGCCTGGATCAGCAACGGCACAAAAGGACTGTCCTTCCCGGTCCGGTAGAGGGTCATTTTGATCGCCAGCACATCCGGATCGGCGGCGGCCTCCTTGATCAGGCGCAATACGGTGTCGTCAAACGATTCATAAGGGTGTTGAACCAGAAGATCACCGGCCCGGATGACACTGAAAATTTTAGAATCCTCGGCCTGCAACCGGCTCGGCACCAGTGGGGTCCAGGGTTTATACCGGAACGCAGGGAAGGGCAGTGCGGCGATGTCCCGCAGACTCCGGTACTCAACCAGCCCCGGCATCTCGTACACGTCTTCCTCCCCCAGTTCAAGGGCCTCCATGAGGATCAGCCGGTTGATGGGGTCGGCCTCCCGGGGGCACTCGAGCCGCACCACGCATTCCATCCGGCGCTGGCGGACCTGCTCTTCGACCGCCTGAAGCAAATCTTCAACATCGTCCAGGTCCGCCTCCACCTCGGCATTCCGGGTGACCCGGAACGGCATGACGCCGCTGATCTTCATGTCGGGAAACAGACGGTCCAGATGGTGGGCGATCAGATCCACCAGCGACACAAAGCGATAGGCCCCCTTAAATGCCGCCGTCTCGATCCGGATCCATTGTGGCAGGGTGTTCGGGATTTTTACCCGGGCGAATGCGCTTGTCCCGGTGGATGGGTCATTCAGGGTAATGGCGAGGGAGAGGGAGAGATTGGAGATAAAGGGGAACGGATGGCCGACATCGACGGAGAGTGGCGTCAGAACCGAGAATACGGTTTTGTCAAAAATCACAGCGGCCACCTTTTTTTCGGCTTCCGTGAGATTGTCCCAGCCGAGGAGATGAATCCCTTCGGCGGCCAGGGCGGGTTTGATCGTGAAGTGGTAGCCGTCCGCCTGCCGGTTCAGCATCTCCTGGATGGAGGCGTGGATGGCGTGGAGCAATCCCTCGGAGGTCTGTTCGCCCGCGGTATCCGGGCTTTTTACGCCTGCCCAGATTTGCTCGCGCAAGCCATAGACCCGCTTCATCACGAACTCATCCAGGTTGGAGGTGAAGATGGCGAGGAAATTGACCCGCTCGAGCAGCGGGGTCCGTTCGTCAAGCGCCTCGTTCAGTACGCGCCGGTTGAACTCCAGCCAGTTCAAATCACGATCCAGGAAGCGGGAGCCCGGCGCGGGTTTGTGGCGGCTTCGACGGGGTGCAGGTTTGGATGGTTTCATCTCATACCCCGGGGACATCCCCCATGCAGGTGCCGACCAGCCGGGCCGTTTTGACCCAGGGGTGATCCACCGGGACATACTTGACGATGCCGGCCACTTTTTCCAGCGGCACCGGCACACATTCTTCGCCCCGTACCGCCACCATGACATTATAGACCCCGGCCATGAGCAATTCTCCCGCCTTGGTCCCCAGCCGCGTGCAGAGCAGGCGGT from bacterium includes the following:
- the folK gene encoding 2-amino-4-hydroxy-6-hydroxymethyldihydropteridine diphosphokinase yields the protein MEIGLSLGSNLDHRLDNLREATRRIDALPDTVILAKAPIYETEPVDVKPEYTTLHFLNTVVIIQTSMELSALSAALHQIEADMGRVRSEDRNAPRVIDIDVLYAGNIQRADGILDLPHPRWAQRRFVVQPLADVRPFLRLPGEPRQISDVLKSLPDSNITLYRAEHEW
- a CDS encoding DUF523 and DUF1722 domain-containing protein; translated protein: MADIEKIRIGVSACLLGQPVRYDGQHKHDHYITDTLGQYFEFVGVCPEVECGMTVPRESMRLVGDPAHPRLITTRTEIDHTEQMLKWAARRVTELENEGLFGFIFKSRSPSSGMENVKVYNAKGMVGGKAPGLFGKAFQAHFTTLPCEDEGRLNDPDLRENFIERVFTLWRYRNAVKAAPTLATLMTFHARNKLLIQAHHEALMREMGRELAALKPAQARTHIPIYEAKLMRALKTLATVPKHTNILQHMAGYLRGKADDADRKELADIIGQYHAGLIPLIVPVTMLRHYVFKHDIEYLKEQYYLDPHPLELKLRNHA
- a CDS encoding prolyl oligopeptidase family serine peptidase yields the protein MKHLSLFSVLAFSLFQTLASANPTNAVASPKPSPLDAYQALTFTAPHQTNALLRYRFSAPPKMEPGQRYPLLVCLHGAGERGTNNTSQVGHFLPLLKAVQAVTPCFVVIPQVPPSQLWATYGWSTKTETMNGAPTPMLQLTKQLIDSLVAGGAVDPDRIYITGLSMGGYGTWEAIQRWPDFFAAAIPICGGGDPALAGKLTTLPLWAWHGEVDTVIEVNQTRRMIDAIIAAGGQPKATYIPKCGHGAWGPAYKEASLSTWLLAQRRPSKQSAK
- a CDS encoding plasmid stabilization protein, which produces MNYNLVFTHSYTRRAAKFIRKHPALLKQYEKTLELMELDPFHPSLRLHKLKGPLEELHSVSINIAYRITIEFLVEGKTIIPVNIGTHDEVY
- a CDS encoding alpha/beta hydrolase; translated protein: MSAKLMLPCLLLVLSPFAATAESPSLPDFDPSTFRTLSCEAIVKNYQQVNDLPYYDEKTRNEDAYLAERCKLDIFYPTHQKNTPVLIFFHGGGMTGGSKEWKMELYKHLGCVIVTPNYRLSPKAKCPAYLEDAAAAAAWVKRNIAQYNGDPDTVFISGHSAGAYLATCLATMPRFLEKVGFTPWDFAGTISISGEMITHMAIRAERGLPKSQIVIDDYAPLSHVSTNVPPLILLTGGTGLDVGSRPADNKLMHDAMVAAGNTNCLYYEVPGTNHGSIMDAAYAYLLQFIRETVQKKGPAVKQGNITRP
- the ppk1 gene encoding polyphosphate kinase 1: MKPSKPAPRRSRHKPAPGSRFLDRDLNWLEFNRRVLNEALDERTPLLERVNFLAIFTSNLDEFVMKRVYGLREQIWAGVKSPDTAGEQTSEGLLHAIHASIQEMLNRQADGYHFTIKPALAAEGIHLLGWDNLTEAEKKVAAVIFDKTVFSVLTPLSVDVGHPFPFISNLSLSLAITLNDPSTGTSAFARVKIPNTLPQWIRIETAAFKGAYRFVSLVDLIAHHLDRLFPDMKISGVMPFRVTRNAEVEADLDDVEDLLQAVEEQVRQRRMECVVRLECPREADPINRLILMEALELGEEDVYEMPGLVEYRSLRDIAALPFPAFRYKPWTPLVPSRLQAEDSKIFSVIRAGDLLVQHPYESFDDTVLRLIKEAAADPDVLAIKMTLYRTGKDSPFVPLLIQAAESGKQVACLVELKARFDEHENIVLAQKMERAGVHVVYGVEGLKTHTKTTLVVRREEGESRCYAHIGTGNYHRQTARLYVDASLLTCRAELTADIADLFNYLTGRNRKDDYRKLLIAPANMKQRFLAMIEREIEHHRAGRPAHILAKMNQLEDRDICNALYTASQAGVSVDLIVRGFCTLKPGVPGLSENIRVISVIGRFLEHSRIYHFRNGAEQEVDGEFYIGSADWMHRNLESRVEAITPIEDKDFKTDLQWILQTHLSDQRSAWDMNSDGTYIQRKPKNPDGTMGSHDLMMRQATLRHG
- a CDS encoding type II toxin-antitoxin system Phd/YefM family antitoxin, with product MSTLSAADLKRRGVSAFPSVLRQDGEAIITVHGKSRYVVMTIEKYDALREWELSGAVREARADYHAGRIADKTVKGHIQRIQDEL
- the dapB gene encoding 4-hydroxy-tetrahydrodipicolinate reductase; this encodes MIKVAIVGAAGRMGQALTRCLKLMPQLELVAAVESASSPLCGKDIGLIAGVGDNGVLITSDLAAAVKASDVLIDFSFHENVPVTLKHAVAHKKAVVIGTTGLNPDERAAVDQSAKLIPIVSAPNMSLGVNLLFALVEQAGKVLGLDYDVEITEAHHRYKKDAPSGTALRLGEKVAHGRKQNFRDVVIFGREGLGDERPKGQIGIHALRAADIIGDHTVLFATEGERVEISHRVTSRDALAKGALHAVSWLVTQKPGLYDMQDVLGLR
- a CDS encoding glutathione peroxidase; its protein translation is MKTGSRSIWFKALRLVVPGLFLAGAVQAQQKETPTMSSIYDFSVKQIDGKAGSLSEYKGKVLLIVNVASKCGFTGQYAGLQKLYETYKDRGLVVMGFPANDFLFQEPGSNQEIAQFCSLKFHVTFPMFEKITVTGGSMHPLYKFLTDKTTNPEFSGKITWNFNKFLIGRDGHILNRFGSRTTPEDKDVITAIEKALESKS